One window of the Thioflexithrix psekupsensis genome contains the following:
- the rsxA gene encoding electron transport complex subunit RsxA, which yields MNEYLLLLVTTVLINNVVLTKFLGLCPFMGVSNKLDTALSMGLATTFVLTLASIASWLLEHWLLVPLGIEFLRILSFILVIAAVVQFTEMVIHKTSPVLYQVLGIFLPLITTNCAVLGVALLTVQDHLTFLQSTVYGFGSAVGFTLVMVIFAGIRERLAVTNVPFAFSGAPIAFITAGLLSMAFIGFSGLSFK from the coding sequence ATGAATGAGTATCTGCTGTTATTAGTCACTACGGTGTTGATTAATAACGTTGTTTTGACCAAATTTTTAGGTTTATGTCCCTTTATGGGCGTTTCTAATAAATTGGATACCGCGTTAAGCATGGGCTTGGCAACGACGTTTGTTTTAACATTGGCTTCTATCGCCAGTTGGTTGCTTGAACACTGGTTATTAGTTCCTTTGGGTATCGAATTTTTACGTATCTTATCTTTTATTCTCGTCATCGCGGCCGTGGTGCAATTCACCGAAATGGTCATTCATAAAACCAGCCCTGTGTTATATCAAGTGCTGGGCATCTTTTTACCTTTAATTACAACCAATTGCGCAGTGTTAGGTGTGGCTTTGCTCACCGTACAAGACCATCTGACCTTTTTACAAAGCACAGTTTACGGTTTTGGATCCGCGGTGGGATTTACCTTAGTCATGGTGATTTTTGCAGGAATACGAGAACGCTTGGCGGTGACCAATGTTCCGTTTGCCTTCAGTGGTGCGCCTATCGCATTTATTACGGCTGGCTTATTGTCTATGGCGTTTATCGGATTTAGTGGCTTGAGTTTCAAATAA
- the rsxB gene encoding electron transport complex subunit RsxB produces MLAAIISLTLLSLTLGFGLGYAARLFKVETSPVVAEIAALMPGSNCGQCGFPGCNPAAEAIANGQAAVTCCPPGGRMLAEDIAALLGVTVDLSNVEKKAPMFAAIDEKTCIGCAKCIKHCPTDAIVGAPKQIHAVIRDACIGCEACIDACPTECLQMHPFEVTLKTWRWHKPVPSALAA; encoded by the coding sequence ATGTTAGCGGCGATTATTTCTTTAACTTTATTAAGTTTAACGTTGGGTTTTGGATTGGGTTATGCGGCGCGGCTGTTTAAAGTCGAAACTAGCCCTGTTGTGGCAGAAATTGCGGCATTAATGCCGGGATCAAATTGTGGTCAGTGTGGTTTTCCCGGTTGCAATCCCGCGGCTGAAGCCATTGCCAACGGTCAAGCGGCAGTGACGTGTTGTCCGCCGGGCGGGAGAATGTTGGCTGAAGACATCGCGGCCTTGTTAGGTGTTACGGTTGATTTGTCTAACGTTGAAAAAAAAGCCCCGATGTTTGCGGCGATTGATGAAAAAACCTGTATTGGTTGTGCCAAGTGTATTAAACACTGTCCTACTGATGCCATTGTCGGCGCGCCTAAACAAATTCATGCTGTGATTCGGGATGCGTGTATTGGTTGTGAGGCGTGTATTGATGCTTGTCCTACGGAATGCCTACAAATGCACCCGTTTGAAGTGACCCTGAAAACCTGGCGTTGGCATAAACCCGTTCCCAGTGCCTTAGCCGCGTAA
- the rsxC gene encoding electron transport complex subunit RsxC has protein sequence MMKLFRFRGGVHPEGRKEATTHKPIQVMPMPKRLYIPVQQHIGAPAEPQVAIGDSVLKGQLLAHSQGAVSAPIHAPTSGCIVDISDYPAPHPSGLPVRTVVLESDGLDQWVDSPVVPLDPYNLSTDEIAVRVGAAGIVGMGGATFPAAVKLKLGKRSKIDTLLINGGECEPYLTCDDRLMQEKPEAIIEGARVMMRAIQANQTFLVVEDNKPAAIAALKKACERAADIKVVVVPSRYPMGSEKHMIKTVTGKEVPAGGLGADVGVLVHNMGTAYAVQHAVKLGRPLISRVVTVGGGAVSQPQNVEVPVGALLSDVIEFCGGLTEMPARIIMGGPMMGQVIPYLQVPVVKGTSGIIALTADEINQQTTMPCIRCGRCVEACPCGLLPLQMAAQARAGNLDNVVDLGLLDCVACGCCSYVCPSHIPLVQYFNYAKGELTARQQAKHKSQENKRLVEQKNERLERARLAREEAAARRKAEAEAKKRAAELEKARKQAEKAAESA, from the coding sequence ATGATGAAATTATTCCGTTTTCGGGGTGGCGTGCATCCTGAAGGCCGCAAAGAGGCAACGACCCATAAACCCATTCAAGTCATGCCCATGCCTAAACGTCTGTACATTCCTGTACAACAACACATTGGCGCGCCCGCCGAGCCTCAAGTGGCGATTGGGGATAGCGTGCTAAAAGGTCAGCTCTTGGCACACAGTCAAGGCGCGGTGTCTGCGCCGATTCACGCGCCGACTTCGGGTTGTATTGTGGACATTAGCGATTATCCTGCGCCACATCCTTCTGGGCTGCCGGTGCGCACGGTGGTTTTAGAATCAGATGGCTTGGATCAGTGGGTGGACAGTCCCGTTGTTCCCTTAGACCCTTATAACTTATCTACCGATGAAATCGCGGTGCGAGTCGGGGCGGCTGGGATTGTTGGCATGGGTGGCGCGACTTTTCCCGCCGCGGTCAAGTTAAAACTCGGTAAACGCAGCAAAATCGATACGTTATTGATCAACGGGGGCGAATGTGAACCGTATTTAACGTGTGATGATCGCTTAATGCAGGAAAAACCAGAAGCCATCATCGAAGGCGCACGGGTCATGATGCGCGCCATACAAGCCAATCAAACGTTTTTAGTTGTCGAAGACAATAAGCCCGCGGCCATTGCCGCATTGAAAAAAGCCTGTGAACGTGCTGCGGATATTAAAGTGGTGGTAGTGCCGTCGCGTTATCCGATGGGGTCGGAAAAACACATGATTAAAACGGTCACGGGCAAAGAAGTGCCTGCGGGCGGTTTGGGTGCGGATGTGGGCGTGTTGGTGCATAACATGGGAACGGCTTATGCGGTACAACATGCGGTCAAATTAGGACGGCCGTTAATTTCTCGCGTCGTCACCGTAGGCGGCGGCGCGGTATCACAACCGCAAAATGTAGAAGTGCCTGTAGGCGCATTACTCAGTGATGTGATTGAATTTTGCGGCGGTCTAACCGAAATGCCCGCACGAATCATCATGGGCGGTCCCATGATGGGACAAGTGATTCCTTATTTACAAGTCCCTGTAGTCAAAGGCACAAGCGGCATTATCGCTTTAACAGCCGATGAAATTAATCAACAAACCACCATGCCATGTATTCGTTGTGGGCGTTGTGTGGAGGCGTGTCCCTGTGGTCTGTTGCCGTTGCAAATGGCCGCCCAAGCGCGTGCAGGAAATTTGGATAATGTCGTCGATTTGGGTTTATTGGATTGTGTGGCGTGTGGGTGTTGTTCTTACGTGTGTCCTTCGCATATTCCATTGGTACAATATTTTAATTATGCCAAAGGCGAATTAACTGCACGTCAGCAAGCCAAACATAAGAGTCAAGAAAATAAACGCTTAGTTGAACAAAAAAATGAACGCTTAGAACGAGCGCGTTTGGCGCGTGAAGAAGCCGCCGCCCGCCGTAAAGCCGAAGCCGAAGCCAAAAAACGAGCGGCTGAGTTAGAAAAAGCCCGTAAACAAGCAGAAAAAGCGGCAGAATCAGCATGA
- a CDS encoding RnfABCDGE type electron transport complex subunit D, translating to MNTIVNPLVSGPHTHAAISVPMVMRQVIYAILPALIFGVVIFGWPSLWLILISVATALATEALALYLFNKPIKPFLNDGSVVLTGLLIAMTLPPWAPWWIAVIGVSFAVLIGKHLFGGLGQNVFNPAMLARVMLLVAFPLELTTWINPTPLFTEGAPSLLESLAITFGGVIPADAYTGATPLGHLKTELTLNHTVSEVLSTYSYWDSLLGWTGGSLGEMSAILLLLGGIYLLIRRIITWHIPVSILATSFLLATIFNLISPDRYADGLFHMLNGGAILVAFFIATDPVTAPSTPRGQILFGVGIGIIEYVVRTWGSFPEGVGFAVLLMNAITPLIDHYVRPRIYGRTRTGKPLEVNRQG from the coding sequence ATGAATACAATAGTTAATCCTTTGGTCAGTGGCCCTCATACTCACGCGGCGATTTCCGTCCCTATGGTGATGCGGCAGGTGATTTATGCCATTTTGCCGGCGTTGATTTTTGGCGTGGTGATTTTTGGTTGGCCGTCGTTGTGGTTGATTTTGATTTCTGTCGCCACTGCTTTGGCCACAGAAGCCCTTGCTTTATATCTGTTTAATAAGCCGATTAAACCCTTTTTAAATGATGGTTCTGTGGTGTTGACGGGCTTATTGATCGCCATGACTTTGCCGCCGTGGGCCCCGTGGTGGATTGCGGTTATTGGGGTTAGTTTTGCGGTGTTGATTGGCAAGCATTTGTTTGGTGGATTGGGACAAAATGTGTTTAATCCGGCGATGTTGGCGCGAGTCATGTTGTTGGTTGCGTTTCCACTCGAACTCACGACGTGGATTAATCCCACGCCCTTATTTACAGAAGGCGCGCCCAGTTTACTGGAAAGTTTAGCGATTACTTTTGGCGGTGTGATTCCCGCCGATGCTTATACAGGTGCAACGCCCTTAGGTCATCTGAAAACCGAATTGACTTTAAATCATACCGTTAGCGAAGTCTTATCCACTTACAGTTATTGGGATTCGCTGTTGGGTTGGACGGGAGGCAGTTTGGGAGAAATGTCGGCCATTTTGCTGTTATTAGGCGGTATTTATCTGCTAATTCGGCGAATTATTACTTGGCACATTCCTGTTTCTATTCTTGCCACTTCTTTCTTATTGGCGACGATTTTTAATTTGATTTCGCCGGATCGTTATGCCGATGGTTTATTTCACATGTTGAATGGGGGCGCAATTTTGGTGGCATTTTTTATTGCCACAGACCCGGTCACTGCGCCTTCTACGCCTCGCGGACAAATTTTATTTGGCGTGGGAATTGGGATTATTGAATATGTGGTACGGACGTGGGGGTCTTTCCCTGAAGGCGTGGGTTTTGCTGTATTATTAATGAATGCCATTACGCCATTGATCGATCATTATGTGCGGCCGCGTATCTACGGGCGGACGCGCACGGGTAAACCTTTAGAAGTCAATCGTCAGGGGTAA